In Candidatus Flexicrinis affinis, the following are encoded in one genomic region:
- a CDS encoding mandelate racemase/muconate lactonizing enzyme family protein, whose protein sequence is MSRITTVEAIPVRIKRDVAYLGALPQGAGDRQYFVRPPYRALYSAYFETTFVKIVTDDGAVGWGEALAPVAPEVVQTIVTQLLTPVLVGRSPLDGGVLWNVMYDLMRERGYYGGFMLDAISACDIALWDLRGKLLGQPVYQLLGGAYRETIPCYVSGLPKPTDPERVALALDWTTKGFHAFKLAAGFGVKEDTASIAALRDALGPDSPLLLDAHWVYSLDESVRLGRNLEALDAAVLEAPINPEDIDAHVELARAIAIPVAIGETERTRYQFQPWLTRRGADLLQPDVGRAGLSELIKIAQMAETFNIPVAPHLSVGLGACISASIHAAAAIPNLYMLEYQPPVFELANALLKTPLVCERGRYHLPEGTGLGIEIDEARLRQLQS, encoded by the coding sequence ATGAGCCGCATCACCACCGTTGAAGCCATTCCCGTCCGCATCAAGCGCGACGTAGCGTATTTGGGCGCGCTGCCGCAGGGTGCGGGCGACCGGCAGTATTTCGTGCGTCCGCCGTACCGGGCGCTGTATTCGGCGTATTTCGAGACGACGTTCGTCAAGATCGTCACCGACGACGGCGCGGTGGGCTGGGGCGAGGCGCTGGCGCCGGTCGCGCCGGAGGTCGTGCAGACGATCGTCACGCAGCTTCTGACGCCGGTTCTGGTGGGCCGCAGCCCGCTCGATGGCGGCGTGTTGTGGAACGTGATGTACGACCTGATGCGCGAGCGCGGCTACTACGGCGGGTTCATGCTGGACGCCATCAGCGCGTGCGACATCGCGCTGTGGGACCTGCGCGGCAAGCTGCTGGGTCAGCCGGTGTATCAACTGCTCGGCGGGGCGTACCGCGAGACCATCCCGTGTTACGTCTCCGGACTGCCGAAGCCGACCGACCCCGAGCGCGTTGCTTTGGCGCTCGACTGGACGACGAAGGGATTCCACGCCTTCAAACTCGCGGCCGGGTTTGGCGTGAAGGAAGACACCGCCAGCATCGCCGCGCTGCGCGACGCGCTGGGGCCGGACTCGCCGCTGCTGCTCGACGCGCATTGGGTGTACTCGCTGGACGAGTCGGTGCGGTTGGGGCGCAATCTGGAGGCGCTCGACGCGGCAGTGCTGGAAGCGCCGATCAACCCGGAAGACATCGACGCGCACGTTGAGCTGGCCCGCGCGATTGCGATCCCGGTCGCCATCGGCGAGACCGAACGCACACGCTACCAGTTCCAGCCGTGGCTCACGCGGCGCGGCGCCGACCTGCTTCAGCCGGATGTCGGGCGTGCCGGGCTGTCCGAACTGATCAAGATCGCGCAGATGGCCGAGACGTTCAACATCCCGGTCGCGCCGCATCTGAGCGTCGGATTGGGCGCGTGTATCAGCGCGTCGATCCACGCCGCCGCCGCGATCCCGAACCTGTACATGCTCGAATACCAGCCGCCGGTATTCGAACTGGCGAACGCATTGCTCAAGACGCCGCTGGTGTGCGAACGCGGACGTTATCACCTGCCCGAAGGCACGGGGCTGGGC
- a CDS encoding IclR family transcriptional regulator: MRTKSPTVATGLTQSVSRALSILTCFTDETPELRMTDISQRLDLTPSLVSRLLGTLEHDGFVEQDPATGMYRLGRAILTLAGVTLNHNHLRNAALSEMQAASQRVNLGVNLSVLDDDKIIYLAHIETPDNPRPYTLIGKRNPLHATAMGKTLLAHLPEPQRIKLVDRLRLIPYTVKTITTKPALLEQLDQIRQQGYAIENEELALGRLCIAGPVRDKSARVVGSISFSGPLSQTRWDARRAELVENIIELCDRVSMRLGYITAAGMM, from the coding sequence ATGAGAACCAAGAGTCCGACGGTGGCAACCGGCTTGACGCAAAGCGTGTCGCGTGCGCTCAGCATCCTCACCTGCTTCACCGATGAGACGCCCGAACTGCGCATGACTGACATCAGCCAGCGGCTCGACCTCACCCCCAGCCTGGTCTCGCGCCTCCTCGGCACGTTGGAACATGACGGCTTCGTCGAACAAGACCCGGCGACCGGTATGTACCGGCTTGGCCGCGCGATCCTGACGCTGGCCGGCGTGACGCTCAACCACAACCACCTGCGCAACGCGGCCCTCAGCGAGATGCAGGCCGCCTCGCAGCGGGTGAACCTCGGGGTCAACCTATCGGTGCTGGACGACGACAAGATCATCTATCTGGCGCACATCGAGACGCCGGACAATCCGCGCCCGTACACGTTGATCGGCAAGCGCAACCCGCTGCACGCCACCGCCATGGGCAAGACGCTGTTGGCACATCTTCCAGAACCGCAGCGCATCAAGTTGGTCGACCGGCTCAGGCTGATCCCCTACACCGTCAAGACGATCACGACCAAACCCGCCCTGCTCGAACAGCTCGATCAGATTCGCCAGCAGGGCTACGCCATCGAAAACGAAGAGCTGGCGCTCGGACGACTGTGCATCGCCGGTCCGGTCCGCGACAAATCCGCGCGCGTCGTCGGGTCGATCAGCTTCAGCGGGCCGCTCAGCCAAACGCGCTGGGACGCGCGCCGGGCCGAGCTGGTCGAAAACATCATCGAACTGTGCGACCGCGTCTCGATGCGGCTGGGGTACATCACCGCCGCCGGGATGATGTAG